The genome window aggagcgaggagcgaggagcTACCCGGGAACAAAAGGAACGGATCTGGAAATGGACACACTGCAAGTCCAAATTCAGATGGACAATGAACAAGTAGACAAAGAAGCAAGGAGCCTGGAAGAAACAAGAGAggagcgaggtggaggaggtagaGATagaggaggtggggaagAAGCAAGCAcaactcacctcgtcgcgtATGTGGCTGATGTTCATAGCGCGGGGCGCGAGCCTCTTAATGTCGCGTCCTTGGATGGGGCGACTGGTGTGTGCAAAGTGTGCAAAGTGGTAAAGTGGTGTTGGCGAGGAATGGAAGattggtggtggttggtAGTGTTGGTGAGGGGCCCTCTGTGTCGGTGACGATTGATTGTGTTACACGAGGGGAAGATAGAGATAGATATGGGttcaaggtcggcgagatATTATGGTAATATTCGAGTGGCGCTAGGCGGTGGCTTGGTTGAACGGATTGAACGGAAGGGTAGTCAAAGGGGGCGCTAGATAGCGAGACAAGATGATGGCGTGTCGTAATTAAATCACGGCGATCCAAGACGCGTCCTTTTGACAAATTACCAATGGAGCTCGCGGGAGCGGCAAGGACTGTTGTTGCGACAAGACTGAGCCTTGAAAGCGTCAGCTTTGATTCTGTCGTTGTACGCTGTACGCTCTCCATCAAAGCAAAACCGCAGCGAAAAAGCGCGTGCAAATGCCTGCACTTTGGAGTGCAAGAGCGGATAGAGTGCCCGATTGATTAACCGCGGAAAGAGACGCCATGCAGCAGTTGGCCAGCATGGGCAGTCcggggggtggggggtggggggtaGGGCAAGGGAAAGAGGGCAGGAAGGGAGAGAGCGGATTAAACTCACCAGTTGACTTGAGATCCTGAATAAATAACGGGGCCAAACAAGGTCTGGTAACGTACGTACGTTTGTCCTGGGTAATGCTCGATAGGCTTTGcaagagagagagagagagtaCGACGACAAATAGATGCGCTCTAAACTGGGCGCAGTCGGCAAGTTGTCTTAGAGTCCGGGGATTGAAGAAGACTGGAGcacgtcaagctcggccaacagggaagagggaagagggagggtTTGCGGGTGTCGTGCGTGTCCTCGAGTGCTTATTCAGACGAGATGCGTTCACTTGAGCCGTaagcgtcgacgccgtcggtGGGATCCCAGAGCACACTGGAACCAAGCGCAGAAGTGTTCTCGGGGTATTAACTTTGTCGAACGACTAGACGCGCTGCTGGAATACGGGTCTTGGGGCGCTATTCGTCGGTTCGTTCGGCGGGAGGACCAGGGAAGTTGGAAGCGGAAGGCTGGACGAAGAAGGTTCGATCGGGGGTACGCAGTAGTGGGAGGTGGTTTCTGGAGCACGCGGTCACTGTAGAGTTTACCAAGCGGGGTGGGGTGCAAAAGGCTAGTCTCTGAGGATGAGAGAGCTAAACTAACGGCTCCAAGACGATGGCGGGAGTGTACGAGGATCGAAACGGCGTAAAGATCGGCAGCGATCGAGCAGCCAAGTTCaagggtggaggggtggaAGCGCGATGAAATTGAGATTCCAAGTGAAGATCAAGGTTGAAGATGTGCAGTAAGATTGTGGAAATGTAgaggcgatgaggaggggaggtgaggaaggtggaggagggttGTGCGTGTGCACGGCGCTCGACAGATAAAGGATGGCCAGGTCTGGTCTTCTCCTCTCTACGTTGGTCACGAGTCGGCAGAGTTGCGCGTGAGCGCGAAAGCGAACAATGGCTCTGTGCGGCTTTGTGCGGTTCCAGTGCCCGACCTGCAGCCTGTGATAACACTTGTTCGAGATGACATTACAGTACAACGCTATGCGGCCAAGAACCAGTATGCCCGTTGAGCtgctccctctcctcatccctctcctcgtccctctcctcgtccctctcctcatccctctcctcacccctctcctcatccctctgatccccgccctcggccttgtcggGCAGTACCAGCTCAGTAGTTGGTTGCTTTGGTTTTGATGcgtggggaagggggaggggcagGACTGgcgcacgagctcgacgagcaaTGCCCTCGGTTGATCCAGGGATTAGATGGAGGTTTGCTAGGATTGGACTCGGATACTCGGAGGTCACCGGATGACAcggcgagcgagatggGCAGGGATTCCAGTGACAGCGAGTTAGGGAATGAGTGGAGGCAGAGGGGCCAAGACTTGGATCGGCTCGGTCGGCACCCTTTCATAACATAAAGTGTGGGTATTGGGTTGTGGTCATTCCCTCCTCAGGGGTTGTTTAGGGGTTAATGAGAGTCTATGCTATACAAATACAAATGGATTTGCTCGCTTTGGTTCTATTATCATATCCTCTTCAAGTCCTGAGAGAGCTTGAAGGAAACCAAAAGCATCCAGTGGTACCTGGGACCAGTTTTGACCTCTGAATATCCTTTGTTCCCTACCCTACCCTTCACTTTGATTCTCAACTTGACAGGATCCTGTAACATTTGATTATCCACCCTTTCCTCTGACCATATGCCTTTGATTGCATCTACGGTTGCCCCCGCTTCCGCCTTGCTCTTGGCATATCATGGTTTGATCCCTAATCCCTTATTCCTCGTACCTTTAGTGCCTACCAGCACCAGAAACAGAATGAAAGAAAAAAGGTTGGGTACCGGCGCCCGAGTGAGTCCAAAACGCCTCTCTGCGGGGATCGTATAACATGCCTATCCACCTGTGTGGTCGTCGTAATCTGTCAGCTGCAAGCTATCGGCTGCCGCCGTTGCCCTCGATTCATGCAACCTGAAGGTAGTCTAGCTGTAGCTGTTCTGTACTTGCTTTAATGTTGCGAGCGCCGAACGAAAGCCAAAGCGAAAGCTCTCATTCTCGTATAATTGCGTATAATCAAATGTCCCCAAGCTTCACAAGGTCCACCCCCCGGGAACATGTGTGCAACGCAATGGTTGCTGTGCTCTACCCACCCGGCGAGCGGGGAGCGGGAACAGACCCTCGTACCCGTCGTTCCAGCGTGGGCAGCGCCCGACGCACATGTGCATGCCTCGCACATGCCCAACCCAAATCAAGGACCGGTTGCTTTTGGGATCACGAACCTCGAATTTGCTGGGTTAGGCACCAACCAGAGAAATGTCCCAGGATTAGTTAGGTTTGACAACAAGTTGGCCTGCCCTTGCTTGAATCCCTTGCTCTATACCCCGATATTGAGTGACTCTTGAGTTATGCAGACGAAAATGCACATGATACAATTGATCATGCCAGCACTTGATGAACACATGACGAATCTCAGCTCCAGGGTTGCGCCACCAACTGTGTAATCTCCCAAGCTCTCCTACTGTTTGGCAgttggcagcggcagctGCAAGCTGCACTGCAAGCTGCAAGCTGCAAGGTGGGTCCTCCATGGATCAATGGTCCAGCCCCCCGGGTTCTCCGGTTGATTTATCCACGGCTTCTGTCTATCGTGAGACATTCCTGTGTCTATTCCTGAAAGGATCCGGCGTTGGTGTTTCCCACTGTCTCAGGATCTTTGGCCGAGGCCACGCTACTCTGACGGGCCGCACACACAAGACAATCACAATGCGCGGACTCGTTTAAACCCGACCGACAGATCAACAGCTCCGATTCAGGTACAACCCAGAGTACTTTCAACTTGATGCTCAAATGACCAAACTGCTTCCTTTATTGTTACTCAGGGAAACCTTGTTTTGTTCGGCCAATGATCCAAGGAAAAAGGGGTAATAGTAAAGTGGCTTAACGAGCCTCACCTTGTTCGCGCACCGAGAGCCCCAGAGTCGCTTCCTTGTGCTTCTCTTGGTCCCGAGGATAGGGACAACAAGGAGTGGGGCCCGAGAGAGGTTGGTTGGCCTCCTGTATTGCACGCCGGCAGAGAAGCGGCGCAGGTTCATCCAGTCCCACCCAGAGGCGTACGCCTCTTCAAGGTAAGGCATGTTCAGGTTAATCCGGCGTGTGCTCCGTTTCAACCATTCCAGGTAGATTACCTAGATACAGATACAGTCTACAGTCAACGACAAGCACCATCCCTGGCCGTCTAATTATTGAATGCGCCGATGACCGAACCCACGCCGTCAGCTGCTTGCAAccgtctctctctcccGGAAATCGGTCTAGGTTTGAACCGGGAGGCGCAAGGTGGGTATGCGccgccaagcgccgcaTGTCGGCGGGCATTTGACCCATTTCGCCCGTCATGCCAGTATTTGGTTGTTGCAGCCGCTGACGCAGacgacgccaacgccaccaGTGTCTCGAAACCAGAACTGTCCTTCCGGGGTTTGAACTCTAAGTGTAATGTAATACGCGATCAACGCAAGACGAGATGAGATTGAGGTTTGCGGAATGGTGGAATGGTGGCCCGGGATGGAGCATGAAGAAGCAAATTGTAAGGGAGTCCTGGTGACTGGTGACTGGTGACTTGTGACTTGTGACTTGCAACTGCGGTGCATGCCATGACCACATGCGTCACCTGGGTTCAGATGCTGTGCTTTCCTTATTTGGGCCAAACACACTCCCACGCTCTAAACGTTAGCAATCCGTTGGAGACCCAGGTTAATGCAAGACCACCCTGCCCGGACTGTCAGTTACGCGAGGTGACGAGACGCCAACCCAGCATTTTGACAGGAATTGAGATTGCGATCGCGCACGGTGCAAGGAGGTAAGCAATCGGCCCTGGCCCGTGCCGCTTTACATCTTACATCCTTTCCATCCGGTTTGCCGGGATGCTTTGGACTATTAGAACTGACGACATATGCCGTTAGGACTTTTGGGTTGGGAACTTGACTAGGCCCCAGGCATCACCGGGCCGAGCTTCCATCTAGAGTTGGGCAACGTCAGAAGGACAAGGCACGGCGCTGGATACCAGTTCTTGGTTTGCAAAGTGAACCGAGTATGGCAGCGAGTTACTGGGGCCATAACACTGTTCTGGGTAGTTCTGCGTAATGCGACTAGTACAAAGGGGAGACTCGTCCATGGAGCTACCTGGGCTGAAGGAGTGAATCACTTATTACTTGGTCCCAAAGCTCAAACTCAAATATAACCCAAAGTGGTCAGTATCTGAGATGTGATAGTGCAGGGTTTGGGTCTGGTCTGGTAATCTGCAACCAGCATAAACAGTTTTTGCGCGCTCTAATAGTTGACTGAGTGAACTTTGTCTTCTCTGTTCGGTATAGAGTTCTAAATATTGAACATGGTTAGAACTCTAGCTCGGCACTTGTAACTTGCGCTAAACTCTCACAGACCAGAACTTGGGTTACATCATGTCATCGTCACCCATCTGACAATATTTACAGCTTCCGTCCTGCTGGGTCACGCTTAATGATAGTCATACAGTTCCCTGCCAAAAACCAGCCACCGTGACTGTGACTGTGTAACTCCCTACACATCCCAAGGTCTAACAGGGTGGAATACACAAGGTTCGTTCATCGTCATATGAACAGGTTTTATAgactctggctctggctcaAAGTGTGGCGGCGCCCAACGCCGCGTAGAGGATAATGGATCGGCGTGCGGGGTTCGGAACTCGGCAgcgggggaggcggaggcgtcGGCATGGCGGATCGCCGCCCTCAAGTCTACGCAGGAAAAACAAAACTGAAAACATGATGCCAAATGGTTGAACTGCGAAACCACCTACGCCTACGCCGCCACTGACGAAAATCTGACGAACTATAAAAGGATGAATGATGAATGCTCCCGGAGCTCCGGAGCTAGCCACTCCGAGCCCAATGCGCCACACTATGTAGTAATACAGTAGTAATACATCGACCACACTAGTCAGGGGGGACATGAGTCGATGACGGAAAGAGGCGTGGCGATCGCATGCAGTTCAGGTCTTGGCGATCTCCCGAACACGCCAGCGGCGCCACTCTCAACTACACTGTAAACTGCAACAGCGAACTGGCTGTTGCAGTTTGACATGACGGCATGACACGCATGTCACTGCGCCCACCATGCCCGCCACACGACGCGACATGCCGGCACTGTCAGGCACCCTACTCCGCACTAGACATACTCGGCCATGCATTCTTCACACACACACGAGCTGTGGGCTTTCTGGTGCTGTAGTAGGTCAGCTGCGAGACAGGGCTCAAAGATCGGTGCGGAATCCCCAAAATGCTGCCAACCGTCAGGAGAGGTGAGACACTCGTGTGCCAGCCGTGCCGGAAATGATAcgaggcgaggcgaggtgAGACAATGGACGTCATGAAGATAAATCCTAGGGCCTAGAGCTGGGAGCCGCTAAATTCCGTGAGCAACGCGGAGCTGTGACTCGCGAGACATGCGGGAAAACAGACTAGGAAGCGTAGGCTGCCAAAAAAAAAAAACATAAAAACTTGCTGTCAACCAGCCAGCACTGGCTCGATCATGGGAGAATGAGGTGAGCTAGTTCGATTGCATGCCGTTGAGCACGGCGTCGGGTACATGGACATCAACAATGGCCACTATCATTGCGATCGCGCGCTCACTGTCTTGATGTGATGGATACTAGTGACATAGGGTGGACGAGCCTGGCGGAAGGGCCTAGCAACCATCCTCGACAGCTTCCGTCCGGCACATGCGGGCCCGTGGCCACGCGTTTGGCATCTGAGGAGAGCAGCGACGGCCGCGGCATAAACGCCGCACAAGGCTATGTGGATAGCTCGTCGGCCCACGGGGCACATAGTATGTCACCCATGCGCAACAGACTTGATCGGAAAGCCGACCAGCGTTGCTCACGGCCTTTTTCGGGCGAATCTGGTTGTGGTATCCTCCAACTCGTGTAAGACCGGTCAGTCATCAGTACCAGCCCAAGTCAGCCGCATGGCAATAGAACATAATACACTACTCGTACTCGAGATCCACGGGTCCAGGCAACGTAAACTGCACTTTGAGGTTTGCGGCATCCTGCAAcagctggcgtcagcgtgTCCTCATGCGGACATACGCGGTCCACATCCAATGGcgggaggtcgaggagcatgAGTTTGGCTTCGGACCCGTCTAACTCCTCGAGTGTTCTGTCGTTAGCCTTCATCCCATCTGTccgtcttcctcttccaCTCGCTGAGCCATTCTGGCCGACTCACTCCTTACACGTCAACAACACCGCGACACACACATAACAGTGAAGGGCGAAcatgtcctcggccgcaaAGTACGAGTCCCACAGGCGAAGAACATCGCCCAGCCAcatctcgcgcgcaagGAGCGTCGTCATCCAGCTCATGGCGACTGTTGTCATCGGCACCTGCTCGTCCTCAAAGTAGGCGTGCAGTTCAGGGATGGCGACTCTGAAGAGGCCGAGCATGGTGCCGAGGCGGGAAGGAagtggagggaaggtttCTGCTGTCAGTCGAGGCAACATCCTTGGTAGTTTCAGCCTGGACAAGCCCCATTGCTGCGGTACGGAGTCGCTTCCCACTCACTGAGCTTCTCTGCTAGTTTCGCGAACGCGTAGTAAATCGCTATGGGCCTTGAGAGGCAGCACACGAACGGCGTGACGAGGTAGACCCAGTCGGCCGGCTGCGGGCCCACGCCCTTGGGCCAGCGCACACGAGGCCTGGCCGCGGCATCACCGTCCAGGTCCTcaatctcgtcctcggcctcagcaGCTGTCGGCTTACACTCCACCCCGTGCCAGTACTTGCCCagcacctcctcaagcATGGTGAGGTACGTGTGTCGTGATGGCGGGGCGGTTGGCGCAGGGACGAGTAATGTACCCGAGCTCTTGGCACGGAAAGCCATTGTCCCGTCATCAAGGGAtagtggaggaggggcagCGTTGTTCCCTGCCATGAGGTTGGGGCTGGCGGCTGGCCTGCGCACGGCGCCGGGCACCGAGAGGCCTATGCCCCATCCTGGCATTCCTCCGGCGGCAGGTTCACTGGTGAGCGTGGAAATTAAACTCTCGTAAGTGGGGTTCTCGAAGCGGCGCGTGTGGTGCGCTAACGCCGTCTGGAGGATCATGCTCGCCAAGTCCGAGGGAAGGTCGGCGGGTAACTCCTGGTACGCAGTACGCAACGCCTTGAGCAGGGTCATCTCGGACGTCTTGTCCGACGACATGACGCCGAGAAGGTACATCCACACTTCCTGTCGTTAGATGCGGGGATAGGAGGCAACGTACCCCGCGCACACGTGGCGGGACGCCGTtgcgcgcgctctcgcggagcttgtcgagctggacgtGCTGCTCGGCTGTGAGGAGTTCTATGTAGTCCTGCATATTGGTGGACATGCTGCTGAATAAGGACCGTCGCTGAATGCGGAAGGCGGCCATGGCTATGCGCACATGCTCGTTGGCGTAATATTGAATAGAGATGATTGATTGTTGACGCGAATGCCCTCACCTTCTAATAGCT of Cutaneotrichosporon cavernicola HIS019 DNA, chromosome: 4 contains these proteins:
- a CDS encoding uncharacterized protein (Rab-GTPase-TBC domain) — its product is MQDYIELLTAEQHVQLDKLRESARNGVPPRVRGEVWMYLLGVMSSDKTSEMTLLKALRTAYQELPADLPSDLASMILQTALAHHTRRFENPTYESLISTLTSEPAAGGMPGWGIGLSVPGAVRRPAASPNLMAGNNAAPPPLSLDDGTMAFRAKSSGTLLVPAPTAPPSRHTYLTMLEEVLGKYWHGVECKPTAAEAEDEIEDLDGDAAARPRVRWPKGVGPQPADWVYLVTPFVCCLSRPIAIYYAFAKLAEKLKTFPPLPSRLGTMLGLFRVAIPELHAYFEDEQVPMTTVAMSWMTTLLAREMWLGDVLRLWDSYFAAEDMFALHCYVCVAVLLTCKETLEELDGSEAKLMLLDLPPLDVDRDAANLKVQFTLPGPVDLEYE